The DNA sequence CGTCGAGGTTGGACTGGCCGACGATCTGGCCCTTGTTGTTGTTGCCCCAGGCCATCGTCTGCCCGCCGTGCAGCCCCGGCAGCAGCTTGGCCGCGCCGCCCTTGGGCCACCACACCGCCCGGTAGCGGTAGCCGTCGGTCCGCCAGCCGACCACGTCGGCGCAGTCGTTGAGGTCGGTGCTGCTGCCGTACGCGCTGCCCGCGGGCAGGGCCAGGTCGCGCAGCACGCCGCCCTTGCGCAGGAACGCGCCCTGCCCGGCGTCGCCGCTGACGTCGCCGAACCGGTTGACGCCGGTCGCGGTGCCGCCGGAGACGGTCTGGATCACGCCGTTCTTCCAGGTGACGGTCAGGCCCTCGGTCGTGCCGGCGATGATGCCGTTGGCGGACACCGAGGCGGGGATGATCGGCACGCCCGACCCGGTCGTCAGGGGCGACATCACGCCGTCGTGCCAGCGGAAGCCGCCGAGCCCGCCGGTGCCGTCGGCGTAGTAGCCGACGACGTTGCCCGCCTCGTCGATCCCGACGGAGACGCTGTCGCCGCCGAGGGTGCCGAGGTCGCGCATGCCGTACCCGGGCTGCCAGAGGAAGGCGTGGACGCTGCCGTCGGGCAGCGAGCTGGCACCGGCGATCTCGCCCTTGTCGTTGATCGCCGAAGCCCACGCGCGGGGCCCGCCCAGCGTGCCGAGGTCCTGCATGTGGCCGTTCTTCCACCGGAACGCCCGCTCCGGCGGGTTCTCCTGCACACCGATCTGGCTCTCGCCGACGACCACGCCGTGGTCGTTGATGTCGAAGGCCTGGCTGCAGCAGGTGCCGGTCAGCGTGCCGAGGTCGACCACGTGCAGGCCCGCCGCCGCCGCGGGAGCGCCGGGCAGCAGGGCCGCCACGGAGGCGGCCAGCAGGCCGGCCGGCAGCAGGCGCCTGATGAGGTTCTTCACGAGCACTCGCTTCCTGTAGGGAGTGAGATGTCGCCGAACACGCCCGAGCAGGCGTGCGGCCCCAGTCTGCTCCGAAATGGACTGCGTGTCGGTCAGCTACCCGACCCGGCGCGTCCCGCACGCCGGGTCGGGGCAGCTCAGCGCGGCGGGGTCACCCCAACGGGGCGCCGATTCGGGCCGGATTCACGACCCTCGGGGGTACGGACGGCTCCGGGTCGACCGAGCGCAGGATCTTGCCGGGAATCCTCGGCAGCGCCGGGTCGCCGGCCACCGGCCCGTCCGCGCCGACGACCTCCGACGGCGTGATCTTTCGAGCCGAGCCGGGCCGGCCGACCGGCGCCGCGCCCACGCCCCACGGCGGTTCGTCCGGGTTCACCGACGGCGACGCGGACGGCGCGGCCGACGGCGATCCGCTCGGCCCCGGCGACGGCGACCCCGACGGCGCGGCACTGGGCGAGGCACCCGGCGACGCACTCGGCGCGGCGCCGGACGATGCGCTGGGCGAGGCACTGGGCGAGGCACTCGGCGAAGGCGGGACCGAGGGCGAGACGGACGGCACCGGAGCGGGCGAGGGCGTCACCGGCACGACCGGCGGCACGGGCGCGCTCGGCGACGGCGACCCGCTCGGCGGGACCGACCCGCTGGGCGACGCGCTCGGCGACGGCGCGGGCGACGCGGCGGGCGAGACGGACGGGGACGCCGACGGGGAAGGCGCGGGAGCGGGCGACACGGTCTCGTCGCCATCGCCGTCGCAGCCGCCGCAGCTGTAGAAGATGATGTCCCAGTGGTTGCCCTCGTCGGTGTAGAGGTTGCCCGACGGCGCCTTGTACTGGTAACCCCAGCCCTTGATCAGGCCGACGTATCTGAAGTTCTCCTTGATGTACTTGCCGATGCAGCTGTACTTGCTGATGTCGAGCTTCCACCCGTTCCAGTGGGTGTACGTGCCCGACCCGTGCCCGGTCTCGGTGCCCCCGGTCACCATGATCGCGCAGTCGCTCGCGTCGCGCAGGGTGAGGATGCCCTCGACCGTGGTGCGCCGGACGTCCTCGAACGAGGTGCAGCTGGGCTTGTCGCGATCGGAGCAGTTGCCGCTGGACCACCAGGTGATGCCCGCGTCGCGGAACATGTCGGTGGCCTTGCGGTGGCTCAGCTTCGCCGCGGCGGAGGCGCCGGTGGGCAGGCCGAGCAGGATGACGGCGATGGTGGTCAGCAGGACGAGACCACGCCGCGACGCAGGAGACATATAACGACTCCGTCCGGGGATGAGAAACGGGCTACAAGGAATGTATTCCTCATAACTCACGAAAGGTACATACTTTCGTAATTGCCCCAGATGGCGAAGCCGGTTCGCATTCGCTCAGCCGATTCCCAGCGGCGCGGGCGCCCGGTCGGCCGGGGCGGCTGCCACAATCGCGGACATGCGACTCGACGACGTGTGGCTGCGCTACGGCCGCGGCGGCCCCTGGGTGCTGCGGGGCGTCACGGCGACCGTGCGCCCCGGGGAGATCGTCGTGGTGCTGGGCCGCAACGGCGCCGGGAAGTCCACGCTGCTCCAGCTCGCCGCCGGGGTGCTGCGCCCCGGCCGGGGCCGGGTCACCGACCGCCCGGCCGTCGTCGGCTGGGTGCCCGAGCGCTTCCCCGCCGACCAGCCGTTCACGGTCGAGACCTACCTGACCGGCCTCGGCGCCGTACGCGGGCTGCCGCCGCAGGCCGCGCGGGCGGCCGCGGGCGGCTGGATCGAGCGGCTGGGGCTGGACGCGTTCCGGCAGGTGCGGCTGCCCGAGCTGTCCAAGGGCACCGCGCAGAAGGTCGGCCTGGCCCAGGCGCTGCTGATGCCGCCCCGCCTGCTGATCCTGGACGAGCCGTGGGAGGGCCTGGACGCCGCCACCCGCGACCTGGTGCCCGAGATCGTGCTGGAGGTCGCCGCGAGCGGCGGCAGCGTGCTGCTCAGCGACCATCGCGGTGAGACCGTGCGGCTGCCCGGCGCGGCCCGGTGGACCATGGCCGACGGCACGCTCGCGGTGGAGTCCGGGGACACGGCGCAGACCTGCGTCGTCGAGGTGGCGGTGACCGCCGCCGACCTGCCGGAGGCGGTG is a window from the Catellatospora sp. TT07R-123 genome containing:
- a CDS encoding ATP-binding cassette domain-containing protein, with the translated sequence MRLDDVWLRYGRGGPWVLRGVTATVRPGEIVVVLGRNGAGKSTLLQLAAGVLRPGRGRVTDRPAVVGWVPERFPADQPFTVETYLTGLGAVRGLPPQAARAAAGGWIERLGLDAFRQVRLPELSKGTAQKVGLAQALLMPPRLLILDEPWEGLDAATRDLVPEIVLEVAASGGSVLLSDHRGETVRLPGAARWTMADGTLAVESGDTAQTCVVEVAVTAADLPEAVARLRAQGHQVLRVREEVGS